Part of the Tamandua tetradactyla isolate mTamTet1 chromosome 11, mTamTet1.pri, whole genome shotgun sequence genome, GTGAAAGGAGGTTGGTTGGACCTGGGGTTCCAGAGTTCGAGTCCCTCCTCCATGCCCTTAAAGACTCGGGTCGGAAGTCACCACAGAACAGGGAAGCAGGCCGACAGCTTTGGGGAAGGACACACAACCACTTCCCAGGACACACCCAGTAACAGGCGAACAATGACTTGCCCCTGCCAAGAGCCCTCAAATAACTGGGGGCTTCGGTGGCTGGCTTCCTTCGGCGGCCCCCAGACATCCCAGCCGGTGACCCAAACAGAGTCAGCCCACCCAGTACCCCTCCCCGACTGAAGCCAACCCACTCTAAACCAACTCTACCTGTTCCTAAATGCCATCTCCCAAACAACCTTGAGCCAACGCCCCCCAAAGCCTGAAATCCAAGCCTATTCAGAACCCAATCGCAGCCCTAAAATCTGATCCGTTTTTGACAACAAAACCTTCCTTAGAAACAAGCCCCTACCTAAACGCAACCTCAGGGAGCAACCTGACCCTACCACAGCTTAGAGTTAACTATGTCACCGCCAGTTCCCTAGAGGTGACCACTGGGAAAACCCAACCCCCGGCCCCAgttccccagcccagccctgggcTCCACTGTCCAtctcacctgtgccttcccaaccCCAAACTCAACACCAACTCCAACCGTAGACAACAATCTCTAACTGAAACCTACCCAACGCAGCTCCAGCCCTAGACCCACTGACGGTCACACTTCTAACTCCAAATTACATTGTAATCCCAAAGCCATGGAGCCCAGACCTTCACCCCGAACACAAGAGCTCCCTCAACTCTGACTGAGTCAAATCATCCCCCAATCCATTGATTCAAATATATCCCAACTGCATCCCAATCCCAACCCTAGACCCAACAGCCACCCTAAACCCAACCCAGATTGAACCTCAAACCCATTTTCAATGCTATCCCTATCCTAGTGCCAATGAAACCCCAATTCACCCTGAGCCATACTCCTACCATCTCTGAACCCACCAGCTGGGTCCTCAGCACTGAAATTCAACCGAACCCCAAAGAGCTTGGCACCCTGGGTTCACTCAGCACCCAACCTGGGACCTCAAAGCCGCCTCACATGTATCACCTGGCTCAACTTCTACTCTTTTCTCTCAGCCCAAACTCCAAACTCAACCCCAATTCTAGGAATGCTGAAATCCTACATAGAACCCAATAGTAACCCAAACCAGTTCTAGGTACAGCCATCACCAGTCACTCAGCTCAGCCCAACTCAGAACATGGATCCAACATCCATACCCATTCTCACTCTAGACTTGCTCCAGCTCTCACCCTAACCCCTAGCACTGCTAACCCCAACCCAACACCCTCTAATGCGTCaacccagatacatcccaaatGTGGGCCCAAACCCAATCAGAAACCAACCCTCCATGAATCCCTCACCCTAATCCTGAACCAACATGGCACCCACTAGCCACCCCAGCAACTCTTAATCCTTGCTCAGTGCTGCTGCCAATTCCAAAACCCACTCCGATCCCAAAGCCAATAAAATAACCAGTGACTGTATTTCAGTATTACTGAAATGAACCCTAGACTCAACAGCCACTCACGTGTAACTCCAGACTCAACCCTAAATCCCTCCTCAATGTCTAAACTCAAgccaaccctaaccccaacagCCACCCTACCCTCAATCGAAGTCTTAACCCTCCACCCTTTGTCAAAGCCAAgccccatcccaaactctgaccTAACCCTAACGCGAGTGAAACTCCCGAGTGTGTCCTAAGGAACCCAGCTTAGCCCCTGCAGCCAACCTCAACCTCAACGCTAAACCCAAGTTCAACATCACCACCACCTTGACCTCCAACCCAACCCGACACAGCCCAGTTCTGGGGCCAGCCCAGCCCACCTTGGCCCTGATGCAGGTGTCCAGGGCTGAGTTGCTGACTTCCAGCTGCATCTTGAGCTGGTCTGCCTCCCGTTTCTTCTCCTCCAGCTCCTTGGCCAAGTTGTCTCGCTCCTTCCGCAGCGCAGCCTTCTCCTCCAGAGCTAGCTGTGTCTGCCGGGCACATTCACCCTGGAGCTTGGCCTCTCGGCTCTGGGCCTCCTTCTCCGCCTTCTCCTTGGCCTCCTGGAGGGCCCTCAGGCCCTGCTCGGCCTCCAGCTTCTGGCGCTGGAGGTCCGAGTTCTCGCGGGCCACCCGCTCGATGCCTGCCCGGAGGCCCCGTGCCAGCTCCTCCACCTTGGAGCTCATGAGACTGGGCATGTGGTCGCAGCTCCTCCGGATAGAGGCCAGCTCGGTGCTCAGAGGGTGGTAGTGGCTGTAACTCAGGGCTTCGAGGGTGCGAGGGATGATGGAATCCCTCCAGAGGTTCCGCAGGTCCGCCTCGAACTTCTCCTTGTCCAGGGGCAGGCAGAGAGCTTGTACCTTCTGCAGCTGAGCCTCGGCCAGCTGGCGCTCCTGGCGCTGCTGCTCCCGCGTCTTCCCGCACTCCGCCAGCTGCTCCCCCACCGCCTGCCTGCCCAGCGCCAGGGCTTCCTTGTCTTTAGTGCAGGTGGCCTTCTCCTTCGCCAGCTCCCCCTCCAGCGTCTGGGCCTTCTGGCCAAGCATGAGAAGCATGGCTGAGGACACGGGAGGGTAAGACAAGGGTCAGTGTGCAGCTGCTAGGAGGACCGGGCAGCAGGGCTCTAAATCTCCCTGCAATGTGGGGCAGGAGTCCCGGGATGAGCgcggacctggcatcatgggactgagaaaaccttctcgaccaaaagggcgaagaggaaaaggagacaaaattaagtgtcagtggctgagagattgcaaatggagttgagagattatcctggaggtgattcttacgcattatatagctatccctttctagtttatggtgtatgggagaggctggagggaggcaCCTgcaactgctgagctgtgttccagtagccttgattcttgaagaagattgcataacgatacagctttcacagtgtgactgtgtgagggtgaaaaccttgtgtctgatgctccttttatccagagtatggacagaggagtaaaataaaaataataataaggataaaaataaatagggggaatgaggggtaaaataaattgggtggattgaaatgctagtggtcagtgagagggaaggataaggagtatgggatgtatgagttttttcttttttccttttatttctttttctggagtgatgaaatgttctaaaaatgatcacggtgatgaatgcacaactaggtgatgatattgtgagccactgactgtacaccgtgtgtggactgtacgtgtgtgaagatttctcagttaaaaaaaaagagcactggGCAGGGAGCCCACCAGCCAAGCCCCATCAGGACCACCTTACTTACCGTCACAGCTCTTGTTGGTTTCTTTGAGCTGCAGTTGGCATCGCTTCTCGCTCAGGATGATGGCAGCCATATATCGTTCATTATTCTGGCAGATTACCTGTCAGGGGGAGGGGTCACAGGGCAGAGCTCAGGGCCCGGACCCTGTGGGCTCCTCTCCCCTGCGCTGCCAGGGCCCTTGCTCGGATCTGGGTTGACCAGTTGGCCCACATGACAAGGGGTGTTGGTTTgctctttaaaagtttttattgtgaatatgattcagcaatcaaaaggaATGCAGTCCCGCTGCACACTACAACCTGGGTGAACCTTGATAACACCGCATTCCCAACTGTCGATTGATTTTCAGCAAGGGTGCCGAGGTAATCCAGTGGAGGGAAGACACTCCTCAACAAATGGATCTCCAGGGGCAGCAGGACGAAACTGGaccccatctcacacccaccagcaaAAGTGAACCCAaccgaaagggaggggtaaggggtatggtatgtaaacttttttttttctgtttgttttattttcctgttgtctttttatttctttttctgaattgatgctaatgttctgggaaatgatcatgatgatgactatgcaactatgtgatgatattgtgaattgctgagtgtatgttgggaatgtttgtgtttcttgtaattttttttaattaataaaaaattacaaaaaaagaaaacagaacacttaaaaaaaaatgaatccaaccaaggacctaaatataagagagaAAACcctaaaactcttagaagaaagcataggctTCGATCTTCAGGATcaatttcctcaatatgacatcaaaagcacaagcaaaagaaaaaaatacactgaaCTCCACTAAAATTAAAAACGATTGTGCTTCCACGCACAGTATCAAGAGCCCACAAtggctctaattaaaaaaaaaattaaaattaaaaaaagacaatatcaagaaagtgaaaaacaacaaacagaatgggagaaaagttTGGCAAATCATCTATTAGATAAgggatttgtatccagaatatatttttgaaactcttacagctcaacaataaaaagacgaTTGCATCttttaaatgggcaaagaatctgaacagacatttcttcaaaggagatctacaaatggccagtaagcaccCGCAAAAAATATTCAACCTcattgggaaatgcaaattgaaaccacaaacCCAAACCACCTCCCAGCCACGAGACGGCTATGATCAAAAAGCCAACAACTAATGAGTGTGATGAGGACGTGGAGAAATCAAAACTTCCACACGTGGGAGGGTAAAAGGGCTccatcactttggaaaacaatgtggcggttcctcaaaaagttaaacatagacaCCTGTGGCTGCAATTCTGCTCCTGGGAATTGcccaagagaaaatgaaaacccaCCCCCTGCAAGTTGTACAAATGTTCGCAGCAGCATAACTCATtattgccaaaagctggaagacACCCAAGTATCCAACAGCCGATGAATGGATGAAACGTGCTCCATACACACagcggaatattattcagccataaaaatgcaCGTTATAACAAAGATGAACCCAAAGCCAGCACGTGGAGTGTAAGAAACCAGACATGAAAGGGCAAATATTGCATGACTCCACTCAACACCAAACGTCCACGGCAGGCAAACatgtagagacagaaaggagactggggggctgccaggggctgggggaggagaaaTGGGGGGTGACGCCTAATGCAAGGTCTCCCTTTGGGCCACTGAAAATGCTCACAAaccattgactgtattttaaatggGCAAACTGTATGGTGGGTGAATTTTATCTCAACAAAGTGGTtttttaagaaagtttttacaagAAACCCAGGCCATGTAAACAGGTCCCTCAGCCG contains:
- the PLVAP gene encoding plasmalemma vesicle-associated protein — protein: MGLEGGGPGARGLREAGARGCWHYLRYFFLFASLTQSLIILGLVLFMVYGNAHVGTEAHLQATERRADGLYGQVLGLSATQANLSRELNLTARAKDALMQLLLSARRDLERLNASFRQCQGDRVICQNNERYMAAIILSEKRCQLQLKETNKSCDAMLLMLGQKAQTLEGELAKEKATCTKDKEALALGRQAVGEQLAECGKTREQQRQERQLAEAQLQKVQALCLPLDKEKFEADLRNLWRDSIIPRTLEALSYSHYHPLSTELASIRRSCDHMPSLMSSKVEELARGLRAGIERVARENSDLQRQKLEAEQGLRALQEAKEKAEKEAQSREAKLQGECARQTQLALEEKAALRKERDNLAKELEEKKREADQLKMQLEVSNSALDTCIRAKSQPMPLPRPAVPAPNPPPIDPASLEEFKKRILESQRPPASSAAVASPSG